The Fischerella sp. PCC 9605 genome contains a region encoding:
- a CDS encoding SDR family oxidoreductase, with protein MTLDNQKVVIVGGTAGIGLAVAKAVVSQGASVVVASRSQDKVEQAKAVINGVVEGYTANVTNEQSIQSLFDRIGEFDHLVLTPGEPVTFTSFLQSDLSYVRRIFETKFWGQYLCIQYGAARIKRNGSITLMSGSGSPSKGTSALACINGAVEALSKTLAVELAPVRVNVVRPGMIDTDLWSKFPLQERHQIYGKVGKELLVGRIGTPEEIAQTYLYLMNSGFTTGTALTIDGGTL; from the coding sequence AAGGTTGTGATAGTTGGTGGCACAGCTGGGATTGGCTTGGCGGTAGCTAAAGCCGTTGTATCACAAGGGGCCTCCGTCGTGGTTGCCTCACGCAGCCAAGATAAAGTTGAACAAGCTAAGGCTGTAATCAACGGAGTGGTCGAAGGGTATACCGCTAATGTTACAAATGAACAATCAATTCAGTCACTATTTGACCGAATTGGAGAATTCGATCATTTAGTACTGACGCCTGGAGAGCCAGTAACTTTCACCTCGTTTTTGCAATCAGACTTATCATACGTCAGAAGGATTTTTGAGACGAAGTTCTGGGGACAGTATTTGTGTATCCAGTACGGTGCTGCAAGAATCAAACGCAACGGTTCAATTACTCTCATGTCAGGTAGTGGTAGTCCAAGTAAAGGTACTTCAGCACTTGCTTGTATTAATGGGGCTGTTGAAGCCCTGAGCAAAACTTTGGCTGTTGAACTTGCCCCAGTTAGAGTCAACGTTGTTCGTCCAGGAATGATTGATACCGACCTCTGGAGTAAGTTTCCGTTACAAGAACGCCACCAGATATATGGAAAGGTTGGCAAAGAATTACTTGTGGGACGCATTGGTACGCCAGAGGAAATTGCTCAAACCTATCTTTATTTAATGAATAGTGGATTTACTACTGGAACAGCACTCACCATTGATGGCGGCACTTTGTAA
- a CDS encoding NADPH:quinone reductase, translating to MNQKTRMKAAWYETTGVARSVLQVGEMDIPKLGADEVLVRVYASGVNPVDMKRRSGRYIGASKYSRIIPHDDGAGIIEAVGEGVDKARMGERVWVYNGRLNRAFGTAGEYIAIPSKWAVRLPEKTSFVEGACLGVPAMTAHRCLFQDGSISGKTILIQGGSGGVGQYAIGLAKWDGATVIATVGEAEKFNLVRHLGADYVINYKTENVAKRVKEITNDKGVDRIVEVELAININIDHSILKPSGIIAAYASDASDNVTIPFTPLVLKCSTVHFVGVFFMPEEAHKLAIADITKCLEEGILRHPIYKRFSLDEIAAAHETTESGNTIGKNVIEII from the coding sequence ATGAATCAGAAGACAAGAATGAAGGCAGCTTGGTATGAAACCACAGGGGTGGCTCGTAGCGTTCTTCAAGTTGGAGAGATGGATATACCCAAACTTGGTGCTGACGAGGTGCTGGTTCGGGTATATGCTTCCGGTGTTAATCCGGTTGATATGAAGCGTCGAAGTGGGCGATATATTGGAGCATCCAAGTATTCTCGCATCATACCTCACGACGATGGAGCAGGCATTATTGAAGCCGTTGGTGAAGGGGTAGACAAAGCCCGCATGGGAGAGCGCGTTTGGGTCTACAATGGTAGACTTAACCGAGCCTTTGGTACTGCCGGTGAATATATCGCCATACCAAGTAAGTGGGCGGTGCGGTTGCCTGAAAAAACAAGCTTTGTCGAAGGTGCTTGTCTTGGAGTACCTGCAATGACTGCACACCGTTGTCTATTTCAGGATGGATCTATCAGTGGTAAAACAATCCTGATTCAAGGCGGCTCTGGTGGAGTTGGTCAATACGCGATTGGGCTTGCTAAATGGGATGGAGCAACCGTAATCGCAACTGTTGGCGAAGCGGAAAAGTTTAATCTTGTACGCCATCTCGGTGCTGATTATGTCATTAACTACAAAACTGAAAATGTAGCTAAGCGTGTTAAAGAAATTACAAACGATAAAGGTGTCGATAGAATCGTCGAAGTGGAGCTTGCTATCAACATTAATATTGACCACAGTATTCTTAAGCCGAGCGGTATTATAGCTGCCTACGCTTCTGATGCTAGCGATAATGTAACTATCCCGTTTACGCCGTTAGTACTCAAATGTTCTACAGTTCATTTCGTCGGTGTCTTCTTCATGCCGGAGGAAGCCCATAAGTTAGCAATTGCTGACATTACCAAGTGTCTAGAAGAGGGAATACTCAGACACCCCATTTATAAACGCTTTTCTCTGGATGAGATCGCCGCAGCGCATGAAACTACCGAAAGCGGAAATACTATTGGCAAGAATGTGATTGAGATCATTTAG